One stretch of Bombus terrestris chromosome 5, iyBomTerr1.2, whole genome shotgun sequence DNA includes these proteins:
- the LOC100646534 gene encoding L-asparaginase — protein MEYLRNNSSGSLAIESVRESRVLVLYTGGTIGMIRNEDGVLVPKANAFVKKLRNYPHMYDRDYAEKRFGLMGPLVLPMTATDSKRVIYNVLEYSPLCDSSNMTMDDWIRIAHDIKQAYERFDGFVILHGTDTLSYTASALSFMLESLGKIVILTGSQVPIFDSRSDGLDNFLSSLIIAANYNIPEVCVYFGTNLMRGNRTCKISATSFEAFDSPNFPPLAKANITIEVDYRAIFRPFTLEKFHVYASLNRNVGLLRIFPSMTTHLVRAFLQPPIEGVVLQSYGAGNVPTNREDIIKELSAATKRGVIIVNITQCATGCVKNSYAPGKLLEEAGVISGSDMTPEATLTKLAYVLSKKEWDLQTKRQMMQTNLRGELTAQRPPYLEDIDLVEAVARSLRLSSTAERQELGSILFPAMLNAAVRSRDVVKLEILKGYGADISQQNADGRTALHIACCEGDLNVVHCLLRMGANVHIKDRFNRTPLTDAIEFDHHEIINILIHNGAHLHGSAYIIGEKMCAAAAVGNVKRLTSYQLANADLSQKDFSGRTPLHFAALHNNILAVQFLLDHNVETECFDKTEQSPHDLAKASGSADAARLLSPLYSPNSLVTEETSR, from the exons ATGGAGTACCTTAGAAACAATAGTTCTGGTTCTTTGGCCATTGAAAGTGTCCGTGAAAGTCGTGTGCTCGTTCTTTATACCGGCGGTACCATTGGAATGATTAGAAATGAAGATGGAG TTCTCGTCCCTAAAGCGAACGCTTTCGTGAAAAAACTGCGAAATTATCCACACATGTATGACCGAGATTATGCGGAAAAACGATTCGGATTGATGGGACCGCTTGTACTTCC AATGACTGCGACAGACAGCAAACGTGTCATTTATAACGTATTGGAATATTCGCCACTCTGTGATTCTAGTAACATGACAATGGACGATTGGATTCGTATTGCCCATGATATCAAG CAAGCTTACGAACGTTTCGACGGATTCGTAATTCTACACGGAACAGACACGTTAAGTTACACGGCATCTGCCCTATCTTTTATGCTCGAATCTTTGGGCAAAATAGTTATTTTAACTGGCTCTCAAGTCCCAATTTTCGACAGCAGAAGCGACGGTTTGGATAACTTCCTGTCATCCCTGATAATAGCTGCAAATTACAACATACCGGAAGTATGCGTATACTTTGGAACAAACTTGATGAGAGGAAATCGTACCTGTAAAATATCGGCCACTTCGTTCGAGGCGTTCGATTCACCAAACTTTCCACCGTTGGCTAAGGCCAACATCACGATAGAAG TGGATTATCGAGCAATATTCCGTCCATTTACGTTGGAAAAGTTTCACGTATACGCGTCCTTGAACAGAAATGTTGGATTGCTACGAATATTTCCAAGTATGACTACGCATTTGGTAAGGGCGTTTCTACAGCCCCCGATCGAAGGTGTGGTGCTACAGTCCTATGGAGCAGGCAACGTGCCCACGAACCGAGAGGATATAATTAAAGAATTGTCCGCAGCTACAAAACGCGGTGTCATCATCGTCAATATTACACAATGCGCGACAGGCTGCGTTAAGAATTCATACGCACCTGGGAAACTTCTCGAGGAAGCCG GTGTAATATCAGGTTCCGATATGACACCAGAAGCTACGTTGACTAAACTCGCTTACGTATTATCGAAGAAAGAATGGGATTTACAAACGAAGCGTCAAATGATGCAAACGAATCTCCGCGGAGAATTAACTGCTCAACGACCGCCGTATCTCGAGGATATAGATCTTGTGGAGGCGGTTGCAAGATCTCTGAGACTTTCTTCAACGGCGGAACGTCAAGAATTGGGATCGATTCTTTTCCCTGCGATGTTGAATGCTGCCGTGAGGAGTCGCGATGTCGTGAAACTCGAAATCTTGAAAGGATAC GGTGCAGATATATCGCAACAAAACGCAGATGGTCGCACGGCATTGCATATTGCTTGCTGCGAAGGTGATTTAAACGTCGTCCACTGTCTTTTACGAATGGGTGCGAACGTTCACATCAAAGATCGATTTAACCGTACACCGCTTACCGACGCGATAGAGTTCGATCATCACGAG ATCATTAATATTCTAATACATAATGGTGCACACTTACACGGAAGCGCATATATAATAGGGGAGAAAATGTGCGCCGCTGCAGCCGTTGGAAACGTGAAACGTTTAACGTCGTATCAATTAGCGAACGCAGACCTCTCGCAGAAGGATTTTTCTGGCAGGACACCCTTGCATTTCGCGGCGCTACATAATAACATACTAGCTGTTCAATTCTTATTGGATCATAATGTGGAGACGGAATGTTTCGATAAAACGGAACAATCGCCGCACGATCTTGCTAAAGCGTCGGGTTCCGCAGATGCGGCGAGATTGTTGTCGCCGCTTTATTCCCCGAACTCGCTAGTTACGGAGGAAACTTCGAGATGA
- the LOC100646779 gene encoding uncharacterized protein LOC100646779 isoform X2 has product MEMSFNFRNPVLLLLSLTAIVGGSPKFDDGGFIPSSMIYLEKSAKSQDQIAMPSEPRLRSEASTKRSDVDNDVDITDRSQEPRFGFTNLGSTGSGYGVSTYAPTKIDLGGLFLGAIIGIGSILIIPKLLYILSGTYGHYARSEESGFAQIMTRMDDVLARHGIDTTSCMQRAVCTYSQQASSSVKEANKLSDDEKASSFDRVIDTITTNQIFRTAMEGTAIQEAVEAGRAGRNCSRTYSHCGFSMETILSLLSNVITTIATVNTGTTTPTGTGTL; this is encoded by the exons ATGGAG ATGTCGTTTAATTTTCGGAATCCTGTCCTGCTCTTGTTATCTTTGACGGCGATCGTCGGAGGCAGCCCCAAGTTTGACGATGGAGG GTTCATACCGAGTTCCATGATCTATCTGGAAAAGAGCGCAAAGTCCCAAGATCAGATAGCTATGCCTTCCGAGCCAAGGCTACGCAGCGAGGCATCAACAAAGCGGAGTGACGTGGACAACGACGTGGATATTACGGATCGCAGCCAAGAACCTCGATTTGGCTTCACGAACCTTGGTAGCACAGGAAGC GGTTACGGAGTATCAACGTATGCACCGACCAAGATAGACCTGGGAGGATTGTTCTTGGGCGCCATCATAGGAATAGGTtccatcctcatcatacctaAACTACTCTACATTCTTTCTGGCACTTACGGCCATTATGCAAGAA GCGAAGAGAGCGGCTTCGCTCAAATCATGACAAGAATGGACGACGTTCTGGCTCGTCACGGTATCGACACGACATCCTGCATGCAACGAGCCGTCTGCACTTATTCGCAACAGGCCTCCTCGTCGGTGAAAGAGGCCAATAAGCTAAGCGACGATGAGAAGGCCTCGTCGTTCGATCGCGTGATCGATACGATCACGACGAATCAAATTTTCCGAACGGCCATGGAAGGAACCGCGATACAGGAAGCGGTGGAGGCAGGGAGAGCCGGTCGAAATTGTTCGCGGACTTATTCACATTGCGGATTTTCCATGGAAACGATACTGTCTTTATTATCGAACGTAATTACCACTATCGCCACAGTTAATACAGGAACCACGACGCCCACAGGAACTGGGACGTTGTAA
- the LOC100642957 gene encoding transmembrane protein 8B, with protein MRDIVLVISLAWIFAIQRCLCSKLERIAHRPNNILNDYYAYRHISIIHFEVPDLTMVAGFKFTVKEEKIGGIGRCSARNVSVFLKSGSLPFVKPDGSKIAANLMKGRRRYYSLDMESNGDECMIKIDAPVPGDWYAIAFRSWSDPNNGKITQQGLGASCDTVLDAELLIEYPSVFLSIDPKYEYALYMNESLDSVVMQLLIPDEFVDSSFSLKSSCEECRIAIHVIAEDHLTGTIMNTTNATVFFKPYSNAFHYVTIQLLSGESSNVSFQFLDNSSAHDLDQVKSVNLIRKSLPDFFLFDYEHLRENGTKPSAFNLTSDTLSVLSFEIGRVYDVGGTLTLSLKLVDAKDEEKKNIVVVACISFGYYSNITAGGGCIRMENTTAADIYVNHTGPATLHIPFPESGIWHISLRAFCVEENCQCIATCLNETACEDCDCMIPCNTTVESRISSLPCIEGRCNSRGKCMHYMSGGFVFAACYCSDGYRGFDCADDTYVLGNSDVIIRVLLLTFSNLAFIGSVYVAVRRQYFTEAMVYAAVMFFSTFYHACEAGEDVYSVCIMRLSVLQFCDFFNALLSIWVTLVAMASFGPKLTAFCQITGAVILAMSAEMDRTALWVFLLPAITGSALIGLSWGMRCKRRGTVLYPSRPYRNIYFPAGLLLVSLGLVCYAFLQTKKNYYIVHSMWHVCVAIGAILLLPKRQYMK; from the exons ATGCGAGATATCGTACTAGTCATTTCGTTGGCATGGATCTTCGCGATACAACGATGTCTGTGCAGCAAATTGGAACGGATTGCTCATCGACCCAACAATATTCTCAACGACTATTACGCCTATCGTCACATCTCCATTATCCACTTCGAGGTTCCGGATCTCACGATGGTTGCAGGATTCAA GTTCActgtaaaagaagaaaagattggGGGAATAGGTAGATGCTCAGCTCGAAATGTTTCCGTGTTTCTGAAGTCCGGTAGCTTACCGTTTGTGAAGCCGGATGGATCGAAGATAGCGGCGAATCTTATGAAAGGAAGACGCCGATATTATTCGCTAGACATGGAAAGCAACGGGGATGAATGTATGATAAAAATCGATGCACCCGTGCCGGGCGATTGGTATGCTATTGCGTTTCGATCTTGGAGCGACCCTAATAACGGAAAGATCACGCAACAAG GACTTGGAGCATCATGCGATACAGTGTTGGACGCGGAATTGCTTATAGAATATCCCTCTGTATTCTTGTCAATAGATCCGAAATACGAGTACGCACTGTATATGAACGAAAGCTTGGACTCGGTTGTGATGCAGTTGTTAATACCCGATGAATTCGTGGATTCTAGTTTTTCATTAAAGTCGTCTTGCGAAGAATGCAGGATCGCGATCCACGTGATTGCGGAGGATCACCTCACGGGAACGATAATGAATACTACAAACGCCACGGTGTTCTTCAAACCCTATTCGAACGCGTTTCACTATGTTACCATCCAGTTGCTCTCCGGAGAGAGCTCTAACGTGTCCTTCCAGTTTCTCGACAATTCTTCCGCTCACGATTTGGATCAAGTGAAGTCGGTGAATTTGATAAGAAAGTCCTTGCCTGACTTTTTCCTCTTCGATTACGAGCACCTGCGGGAAAATGGTACAAAACCATCGGCGTTTAATTTAACCTCAGACACATTGTCCGTCCTCAGCTTCGAAATCGGTCGAGTGTACGACGTCGGTGGAACTCTGACTCTAAGTTTGAAACTAGTTGACGCGAAAGACGAGGAGAAGAAGAACATCGTCGTGGTCGCGTGCATTTCATTCG GTTATTACTCGAATATCACTGCTGGCGGAGGTTGCATTCGAATGGAGAACACGACAGCTGCAGACATTTACGTAAACCATACAGGACCAGCCACCCTTCACATTCCATTCCCGGAATCAGGAATCTGGCATATAAGTCTGAGAGCATTTTGCGTAGAGGAAAATTGCCAATGTATAGCAACTTGTCTGAATGAGACCGCCTGCGAGGACTGTGACTGCATGATCCCTTGTAACACCACAGTAGAGAGTCGTATCTCTTCGTTACCTTGCATCGAAGGTCGCTGCAACTCTCGCGGGAAATGCATGCATTACATGAGCGGCGGTTTCGTATTTGCCGCGTGTTATTGTTCGGATGGTTATAGAGGCTTCGATTGTGCGGATGACACTTACGTTCTCGGTAATAGCGACGTAATAATCCGCGTACTATTGCTAACGTTCAGCAACCTGGCATTTATTGGTTCCGTTTATGTGGCCGTGCGTAGACAATATTTTACGGAGGCGATGGTTTACGCCGCTGTGATGTTTTTCTCGACGTTCTATCATGCCTGCGAAGCTGGAGAGGATGTGTACAGCGTATGCATTATGAGACTGAGCGTTTTACAATTCTGTGACTTCTTCAACGCCCTTCTGTCCATTTGGGTGACGTTGGTAGCAATGGCTTCGTTTGGACCAAAGCTCACTGCTTTTTGTCAAATAACTGGTGCTGTTATTCTCGCTATGAGTGCCGAAATGGATCGTACAGCTCTCTGGGTGTTTCTCCTGCCAGCTATAACAGGTTCTGCACTGATCGGTCTGTCTTGGGGCATGAGATGCAAAAGAAGGGGTACGGTTCTTTATCCATCGCGTCCTTACAG aaacatttattttccggctggtctccttctagtCTCCCTCGGGCTTGTTTGTTACGCCTTTCTGCAGAcaaaaaagaattactatatTGTGCACAGTATGTGGCACGTGTGTGTCGCTATAGGAGCCATACTCCTTCTACCGAAGCGACAGTACATGAAATGa
- the LOC100646655 gene encoding uncharacterized protein LOC100646655, with protein sequence MRNSFKYYVILLSLCCLLHLSEPKDNVNGKAKTSRAQSKIFGKHPNGGLISFDSEQEELRIDWAVTIPFLSIPLEHKIGENGEFPSLFNVNTKSLGIVGLMATLFSVVSPLFSKAHPQYNYRSADNGRWLHIGNTINEMMFSNDYVVPCMQRIVCSIVSVAANSENPTSTDKIIDGLSSHSWFKDVTNGTIIQDAVITGRKGNHNCAYIYKDCLITPKLLRTVMDELGIM encoded by the exons ATGAGAAATTCGTTCAAATACtacgttatattattatcgCTATGTTGTTTGCTGCACCTTTCTGAACCGAAGGATAACGTTAACGGAAAGGCAAAAACTTCGAGGGCACAGAGTAAGATATTTGGAAAGCATCCAAATGGTGGGCTGATCTCTTTCGATTCGGAACAAGAAGAACTTCGT ATTGATTGGGCTGTGACTATTCCTTTCCTTTCGATACCGCTCGAGCATAAAATAGGCGAGAATGGTGAATTTCCATCGTTGTTCAACGTTAACACGAAAAGCCTTGGAATTGTTGGATTAATGGCCACCCTGTTTAGCGTAGTTTCGCCATTATTCTCGAAAGCGCATCCACAGTATAATTATC GCTCGGCGGATAATGGACGATGGTTACATATAGGGAATACTATTAATGAAATGATGTTCAGCAACGATTACGTGGTTCCGTGCATGCAACGTATCGTTTGTTCGATCGTTTCAGTAGCCGCGAATTCGGAGAATCCAACGAGTACTGATAAAATAATCGATGGATTATCAAG TCACAGCTGGTTCAAAGATGTTACAAATGGTACGATCATTCAAGATGCAGTGATTACCGGACGAAAGGGAAATCATAATTGCGCTTACATTTATAAGGATTGTTTAATAACGCCGAAGCTTTTAAGAACCGTAATGGACGAGCTTGGGATAATGTGA
- the LOC100646779 gene encoding uncharacterized protein LOC100646779 isoform X1, producing the protein MEVCFVEVANSRKKIFTVNNILFEIPLSQMSFNFRNPVLLLLSLTAIVGGSPKFDDGGFIPSSMIYLEKSAKSQDQIAMPSEPRLRSEASTKRSDVDNDVDITDRSQEPRFGFTNLGSTGSGYGVSTYAPTKIDLGGLFLGAIIGIGSILIIPKLLYILSGTYGHYARSEESGFAQIMTRMDDVLARHGIDTTSCMQRAVCTYSQQASSSVKEANKLSDDEKASSFDRVIDTITTNQIFRTAMEGTAIQEAVEAGRAGRNCSRTYSHCGFSMETILSLLSNVITTIATVNTGTTTPTGTGTL; encoded by the exons ATGGAGGTATGCTTCGTAGAAGTAGCAAATtcgcgaaagaaaattttcactGTGAATAATATCTTGTTTGAAATCCCTTTGTCGCAGATGTCGTTTAATTTTCGGAATCCTGTCCTGCTCTTGTTATCTTTGACGGCGATCGTCGGAGGCAGCCCCAAGTTTGACGATGGAGG GTTCATACCGAGTTCCATGATCTATCTGGAAAAGAGCGCAAAGTCCCAAGATCAGATAGCTATGCCTTCCGAGCCAAGGCTACGCAGCGAGGCATCAACAAAGCGGAGTGACGTGGACAACGACGTGGATATTACGGATCGCAGCCAAGAACCTCGATTTGGCTTCACGAACCTTGGTAGCACAGGAAGC GGTTACGGAGTATCAACGTATGCACCGACCAAGATAGACCTGGGAGGATTGTTCTTGGGCGCCATCATAGGAATAGGTtccatcctcatcatacctaAACTACTCTACATTCTTTCTGGCACTTACGGCCATTATGCAAGAA GCGAAGAGAGCGGCTTCGCTCAAATCATGACAAGAATGGACGACGTTCTGGCTCGTCACGGTATCGACACGACATCCTGCATGCAACGAGCCGTCTGCACTTATTCGCAACAGGCCTCCTCGTCGGTGAAAGAGGCCAATAAGCTAAGCGACGATGAGAAGGCCTCGTCGTTCGATCGCGTGATCGATACGATCACGACGAATCAAATTTTCCGAACGGCCATGGAAGGAACCGCGATACAGGAAGCGGTGGAGGCAGGGAGAGCCGGTCGAAATTGTTCGCGGACTTATTCACATTGCGGATTTTCCATGGAAACGATACTGTCTTTATTATCGAACGTAATTACCACTATCGCCACAGTTAATACAGGAACCACGACGCCCACAGGAACTGGGACGTTGTAA